A window of the Longimicrobium sp. genome harbors these coding sequences:
- a CDS encoding LemA family protein, whose amino-acid sequence MIIALVVLAVVVLMVILVYNGLVRLRLQAQNAWSDIDVQLKRRWDLIPNLVESVKGYASHERGTLESVTQARTQAMQAQGAGPAQRAQAEAQLTTALQGLTVAVEAYPQLQASGGFRDLQAQLAQIEDAVQNARRYYNAVVRDLNAKIMTFPSNLIAGPFGFHPREFFEAGAAEREVPKVAF is encoded by the coding sequence TGGTGATCCTCGTCTACAACGGCTTGGTGCGGCTGCGGCTGCAGGCGCAGAACGCCTGGTCGGACATCGACGTGCAGCTGAAGCGGCGCTGGGACCTCATCCCCAACCTGGTCGAGTCGGTGAAGGGGTACGCCTCGCACGAGCGCGGCACGCTGGAATCCGTCACCCAGGCGCGCACGCAGGCCATGCAGGCGCAGGGTGCCGGTCCCGCCCAGCGCGCGCAGGCCGAGGCGCAGCTCACCACCGCGCTGCAGGGCCTGACCGTCGCGGTCGAGGCGTATCCCCAGCTTCAGGCGTCCGGCGGCTTCCGCGACCTGCAGGCGCAGCTGGCGCAGATCGAGGACGCCGTCCAGAACGCGCGCCGCTACTACAACGCGGTCGTCCGCGACCTGAACGCCAAGATCATGACCTTCCCCTCGAACCTGATCGCCGGCCCGTTCGGCTTCCACCCGCGCGAGTTCTTCGAGGCCGGTGCCGCCGAGCGCGAAGTGCCGAAGGTCGCGTTCTAA